The Chiloscyllium punctatum isolate Juve2018m chromosome 30, sChiPun1.3, whole genome shotgun sequence genome includes a region encoding these proteins:
- the LOC140455413 gene encoding major histocompatibility complex class I-related gene protein-like, producing the protein MSRDGGMEGLVFLVLLCGEVSANSHSLRYLATAQTATHHLPGFVIIGYVDDVQFFNYDSTRKTLIAQGQWMVESKKPPFWEQSAMLAQQKEKHFEHYIQMLAARTNQSGGIHWFQLMTGCDLREDGTTDGFSHFGWDGQDYMKFDKDHQDWVTTVRWGEKTKKWWEEIRAWNNQQWTYYLEKECIHWLNTYLDYGQQMLSIISPIVSFTRQGNSNRLSCLVTGFYPQAIEVTLWRDGVLIDETLSTGILPNHDWTYQIRKWIEFDPKDWAEYSCRVEHNGLEEKLIYVPESDSHVLVAVMVSLGVFMIILLGAFTIFCKKVRRKSDYIHTHTSDDGISSASSTASS; encoded by the exons ATTCTCACTCTCTTCGGTACCTGGCCACTGCTCAGACTGCGACCCACCACCTTCCAGGCTTTGTGATCATCGGCTATGTGGATGATGTCCAGTTTTTCAACTACGACAGCACTCGGAAGACATTGATCGCCCAGGGGCAGTGGATGGTAGAAAGTAAGAAGCCCCCATTCTGGGAGCAAAGTGCAATGCTGGCACAGCAGAAGGAGAAACATTTCGAACACTACATTCAAATGCTAGCGGCACGGACCAACCAGTCGGGTG GGATCCACTGGTTCCAACTAATGACCGGCTGTGACCTGAGGGAGGATGGCACCACAGATGGATTCTCACACTTCGGCTGGGATGGGCAAGATTACATGAAATTTGACAAGGATCACCAGGACTGGGTCACCACAGTACGATGGGGAGAAAAGACAAAGAAATGGTGGGAGGAAATCAGGGCCTGGAATAATCAGCAGTGGACATATTACCTGGAGAAGGAGTGTATACACTGGCTGAACACCTACTTGGACTACGGACAGCAGATGCTGAGTATCA tttcCCCCATTGTGTCCTTTACCCGACAGGGTAATTCTAACCGGCTGTCTTGTCTCGTCACTGGGTTTTACCCACAAGCCATTGAGGTGACTCTGTGGAGGGACGGAGTGTTGATCGATGAGACCCTGTCCACAGGGATCTTACCCAATCACGATTGGACCTACCAGATCCGGAAATGGATAGAGTTTGATCCAAAGGATTGGGCTGAGTATTCCTGTCGGGTGGAGCACAACGGGCTGGAGGAGAAGTTGATTTATG TGCCAGAGTCAGACTCCCATGTTCTTGTTGCTGTTATGGTTTCACTTGGAGTCTTCATGATCATCCTTTTAGGGGCTTTCACCATCTTTTGCAAGAAAG TGAGAAGGAAGAGTGACTACATCCATACACACA CTTCTGATGATGGGATATCCTCAGCCAGTTCCACTGCCAGTTCCTAA